A single genomic interval of Prunus dulcis chromosome 5, ALMONDv2, whole genome shotgun sequence harbors:
- the LOC117626976 gene encoding COP1-interactive protein 1-like codes for MIKHRWRELAKSFGNHVDPEKTEQLKRTKSEIENNVTRIFKLIKNEEQGKKEDSRKDSKNESELVGLIENFYQQYQSLYALYDHLVGESGRIVRGKKERKGFALSPSSSDSEYYSSEDVEGNNAKLENEHQKLADSIKHEANTENSGVADLKQKLVSRNEEKEAINSEYMQALRKIRQADNIDKDLKNEMDERVRELSALVEAHEAHGNESSARVKELEGQLTGFKIELESLCCQKRDLEAWKEGKAAEAKQLGEKNIGLHARVFELEIGLKGKEDEISDLQKKLKENEDSSASKVSDLMAQASNLQVEVDSLRAQKGELEQKMVSKKNESLAQVKGLRDQVNGVQRELKSLRQQKTESEAQLDKKNKEISRHLLQIENLKEELNRKDTVEMKMMDERQCLLERMKELEMQMDSRRSQKKILEKQIKNRNQETNKLRQENEGLLSKIFELERTLNERGDEFYALRRECEDGKNESSTQFTDLTTQVSNLKQELDSSQTKKSHLQSEKESRQYFERLGEMENQNSKLTGKIARIERENRKYLDRLTEMENQNNNLTVKISEQQRILKEQEDTIRKFNKDHKQAKIWFPSSKLNLQVAERKMEELAEKYRINIEDNVRLLYQRIRVAEQIHNENKEGYKKMKDWYETEIRGLKEKLATYEDPARKMKEISETAKSTFQNGLDLVVLKFEEGHKNFLNQISKMSNDLESAKTWVTGTAGEIKRLKHNVECLVTQLNEKEEQEGVLRDKVCELEASASKEAEEKLKQVGNLERKLKDKDEDLLILGEEKREAIRQLCVLIDHHRSRYDDLKKVVSKRSAAARSRAVT; via the exons ATGATAAAGCATCGCTGGAGGGAGCTAGCTAAGTCCTTTGGGAATCATGTTGATCCTGAAAAAACGGAACAATTGAAGAGGACTAAATCAG aaattgaaaacaatgtgacaaggatcttcaagcttataaaaaatgaagagcaaggaaagaaagaagacaGTCGAAAAGATTCAAAGAATGAGTCGGAACTTGTTGGACTCATTGAGAACTTCTACCAACAGTACCAGTCACTATATGCTTTGTATGATCATCTAGTAGGAGAGTCGGGGAGAATTGTTCGTggcaaaaaagagagaaaaggttTTGCCTTGTCTCCCTCCAGCTCAGATTCTGAATATTATTCCTCAGAGGACGTTGAAGGTAACAATGCCAAATTGGAAAATGAGCATCAGAAGTTGGCAGACAGCATTAAGCATGAAGCTAACACTGAGAATTCGGGAGTAGCTGATCTTAAGCAAAAACTGGTCTctagaaatgaagaaaaggaagCTATAAATTCAGAATATATGCAAGcattgagaaaaataagacAAGCAGATAATATAGACAAAGATCTCAAGAATGAAATGGATGAAAGAGTAAGGGAACTTTCAGCTCTTGTTGAAGCGCATGAGGCTCATGGGAACGAATCATCAGCTCGGGTGAAAGAGTTAGAGGGCCAGTTAACTGGCTTTAAAATTGAGTTGGAATCCTTGTGCTGTCAGAAAAGAGATTTGGAAGCATGGAAAGAAGGCAAGGCTGCTGAAGCTAAACAGCTAGGAGAGAAAAATATTGGACTGCATGCTCGGGTTTTTGAACTTGAGATAGgtttaaaaggaaaagaagatgaaatatCTGATCTCCAGAAGAAACTCAAGGAAAATGAGGACAGTTCAGCATCAAAAGTTTCAGACTTGATGGCACAGGCCAGCAATCTGCAAGTTGAAGTTGATTCATTGCGTGCGCAAAAAGGTGAACTGGAACAAAAGATGGTgagtaaaaaaaatgaatcacTGGCTCAAGTGAAGGGATTAAGGGATCAGGTCAATGGTGTGCAGAGGGAATTAAAGTCCCTACGCCAGCAGAAAACCGAATCAGAAGCACAACTGGataagaagaacaaagaaatttCCAGACACCTGCTTCAGATAGAAAATCTGAAAGAGGAACTAAATAGAAAGGACAcagttgaaatgaaaatgatggATGAAAGACAATGTCTTCTTGAGAGGATGAAGGAGTTGGAAATGCAAATGGACTCTCGACGcagccaaaagaaaattttggaaaagcagataaaaaatagaaaccaGGAGACCAATAAGTTGAGACAGGAAAATGAGGGTCTGCTTTCTAAAATTTTTGAGTTGGAGAGAACACTGAATGAGAGAGGGGATGAATTTTATGCTCTTCGTAGAGAATGCGAGGATGGAAAGAATGAATCTTCTACTCAATTTACGGATTTAACAACACAGGTCAGCAATTTGAAACAGGAATTGGATTCCTCGCAGACTAAGAAAAGCCACTTGCAGAgtgagaaagagagcagaCAATATTTTGAAAGGTTGGGTGAGATGGAAAATCAAAACAGTAAATTGACAGGAAAGATAGCCcggattgagagagagaacagaAAATATTTGGACAGACTAACTGAGAtggaaaatcaaaacaataacTTGACAGTTAAGATTTCTGAACAGCAGCGAATTCTTAAGGAACAGGAAGATACTATCAGGAAGTTCAATAAGGATCATAAACAAGCTAAAATTTGGTTTCCGTCGTCCAAATTGAATCTACAAGTAGCAGAAAGGAAGATGGAAGAATTGGCAGAGAAGTACCGGATTAATATTGAAGATAACGTCCGCCTCTTGTACCAGAGAATCCGAGTAGCAGAACAAATACACAATGAGAACAAAGAAGGCTACAAGAAGATGAAAGATTGGTATGAGACAGAAATTAGAGGTCTTAAAGAAAAGCTTGCAACTTATGAAGATCCGGCCAGAAAGATGAAGGAAATATCAGAAACAGCAAAAAGCACATTCCAAAATGGACTTGACTTGGTGGTACTGAAGTTTGAGGAGGGCCATAAGAACTTTCTGAACCAGATTTCCAAAATGTCAAATGATCTTGAGTCTGCTAAAACGTGGGTTACAGGGACAGCAGGTGAGATCAAACGATTAAAGCACAATGTAGAATGCTTGGTCACACAACTGaatgaaaaggaagaacaaGAGGGTGTGTTAAGAGACAAAGTTTGTGAGTTAGAAGCATCGGCAAGCAAGGAAGCTGAAGAGAAGTTGAAGCAGGTGGGAAATCTGGAGAGGAAATTGAAGGACAAGGATGAAGACTTATTGATCCTTGGAGAGGAGAAGAGGGAAGCCATAAGGCAGCTCTGTGTCTTGATTGATCATCACCGGAGCCGCTACGATGATCTTAAGAAAGTAGTCTCAAAGAGGTCAGCTGCTGCTAGGAGCAGGGCAGTTACTTAG
- the LOC117628401 gene encoding crooked neck-like protein 1 has translation MGSFKDADPTLGFLTRKDTEVKLPRPTRVKNKTPAPVQITAEQILREARERQEAEIRPPKQKITDPTELADYRLRKRKEFEDLIRRVRWNVNVWIKYAQWEESQKDFKRARSVWERALEVDYRNHTLWLKYAEVEMKNKFINHARNVWDRAVTLLPRVDQLWYKYIHMEEIIGNVAGARQIYERWMNWMPDQQGWLSFIKFELRYNEVERARAIFERFVQCHPKVGAWIRYAKFEMKNGEVVRARNVYERSVEILADDEEAEQLFVAFAEFEERCKETDRARSIYKFALDHIPKGRAEDLYKKFVGFEKQYGDRQGIEDAIVGKRRFQYEDEVKKNPLNYDSWFDYIRLEESAGNKDRIREVYERAIANVPPAPEKRYWQRYIYLWINYALYEELDAGDMERTRDVYRECLKLIPHRKFSFAKIWLLAAQFEIRQLNLKGARKILGTAIGQAPKDKIFKKYIEIELNLGNFDRCRKLYEKYLEWSPENCYAWTKYAELEKSLCETERTRALFELAIAQPALDMPELLWKAYIDFELSEGEFERTRELYERLLDRTKHLKVWISYAKFEASAIVEDGVDSDAAEDQAQDYPREQKEQCVQRARRVFEKALNYYRTSAPELKEERGMLLDEWLNMEASFGEVGDVSLVQSKLPKKLKKRRSIITEDGPAGYEEYIDYMFPEEAQTSNLKILEAAYMWKKRKVSSDDEED, from the exons ATGGGTTCCTTCAAGGACGCAGACCCAACCCTAGGGTTCTTAACCCGTAAGGATACTGAGGTCAAGCTACCACGACCCACTAGGGTTAAGAACAAAACCCCAGCCCCTGTTCAAATCACCGCAGAGCAAATCCTCCGTGAGGCACGTGAACGCCAGGAGGCTGAAATCCGACCTCCCAAGCAGAAGATCACTGATCCCACTGAGCTCGCCGATTACCGTCTCCGGAAGCGCAAGGAATTCGAGGACCTAATCCGGCGTGTGAGGTGGAATGTCAATGTCTGGATCAAGTATGCGCAGTGGGAGGAGTCCCAGAAGGACTTCAAACGTGCTCGCTCTGTTTGGGAGCGTGCTCTTGAGGTTGATTACCGGAACCACACCCTGTGGCTCAAGTATGCCGAGGTGGAGATGAAGAACAAGTTCATCAACCATGCTAGGAATGTGTGGGACCGTGCTGTCACACTCTTGCCTAGAGTTGACCAGCTGTGGTACAAGTACATTCACATGGAAGAGATTATAGGGAATGTGGCTGGTGCTcgacaaatatatgagaggtGGATGAATTGGATGCCAGACCAGCAAGGCTGGCTCTCCTTCATCAAGTTTGAGCTTCGGTATAATGAAGTGGAGCGTGCTAGAGCGATTTTTGAGCGGTTCGTACAATGTCATCCGAAAGTTGGTGCTTGGATTCGGTATgccaagtttgagatgaagaatGGTGAGGTTGTGAGGGCGAGAAATGTATATGAGAGATCAGTGGAGATCCTGGCTGATGATGAGGAGGCCGAGCAGTTATTTGTGGCTTTTGCGGAATTTGAGGAGCGGTGCAAAGAAACTGATCGGGCAAGGTCTATTTATAAATTTGCGCTTGATCATATACCCAAAGGAAGGGCCGAGgatttatataaaaagtttGTGGGCTTCGAGAAGCAATATGGAGATAGACAAGGCATTGAGGATGCGATTGTGGGAAAGAGGAGATTTCAGTATGAAGATGAGGTTAAGAAGAATCCTCTTAATTACGATTCCTGGTTTGATTATATAAGGCTAGAAGAGAGTGCTGGAAATAAGGACAGAATTAGAGAGGTTTATGAGCGAGCTATTGCTAATGTTCCTCCGGCTCCAGAGAAGCGGTATTGGCAGCGCTACATTTATTTGTG GATCAATTATGCACTATATGAAGAGCTTGATGCTGGAGACATGGAACGTACACGAGATGTATATAG GGAATGCCTTAAACTGATTCCTCATAGGAAGTTTTCATTTGCAAAAATATGGCTTCTCGCTGCCCAGTTTGAGATACGACAGCTGAATCTCAAGGGTGCACGCAAGATCCTCGGTACTGCAATAGGCCAAGCACCTAAAGATAAG ATATTTAAGAAGTATATTGAGATCGAGCTGAACCTTGGGAATTTTGATCGATGTCGGAAATTGTATGAAAAGTATCTGGAATGGTCTCCAGAAAATTGCTATGCATGGACCAAGTATGCAGAGTTAGAGAAATCGTTGTGCGAGACAGAACGAACCAGGGCGCTTTTTGAACTTGCCATCGCCCAACCAGCACTTGACATGCCTGAGTTGCTGTGGAAG GCGTACATTGACTTCGAACTATCAGAGGGTGAATTTGAGAGAACTAGAGAACTTTACGAGAGACTATTAGACCGGACAAAGCACCTGAAGGTGTGGATCAGTTATGCGAAATTTGAGGCGTCTGCTATAGTGGAAGATGGTGTGGATTCAGATGCGGCAGAAGATCAGGCCCAGGATTATCCTCGTGAACAAAAGGAGCAATGTGTTCAGCGTGCTCGAA GGGTTTTTGAGAAAGCTCTCAACTATTATAGAACTTCAGCTCCTGAGTTGAAGGAGGAAAGGGGCATGCTGCTTGATGAATGGCTAAATATGGAGGCTTCCTTTGGAGAGGTAGGTGATGTTAGCTTAGTCCAATCTAAGCTCCCAAAGAAACTGAAGAAGAGGAGGTCAATAATAACTGAAGATGGGCCTGCTGG GTATGAGGAGTACATAGACTACATGTTCCCAGAAGAAGCTCAGACATCAAACCTCAAAATATTGGAAGCGGCCTACATGTGGAAGAAGCGGAAGGTTTCTTCTGATGACGAAGAGgactag
- the LOC117626959 gene encoding uncharacterized protein LOC117626959: MQMEVEKRLTPCSNGHDDEAEAENRSISELVSALRAASRSEDFGRVEEALAAREAKLKREIEKQRHENAVLEEMHEFERLERLKAEDELKQSMVKAEAVSEEKLPEEKDEGNEVIPELQRTNSELESSISRLEKGSKKLRRRSDENMQRRRSGRLASMDSATNNNGCASSAAVEGNGGLRISGYTRVAKMQMKRKNMKKKILGRKKKGKKKGGRTQEYAQYRCNMRSFFNTMQRIKERLTKGHLELLQQTPFWPLISAFYNGMISEDQCWKSESDIHNIISCYNSRTISFDFGSTSASLTAEDIAEILGLPQEGEEVELKGSRGYKSDFTERYFDVRLVSKKMVDAALEEALKGKRKTDAEDVVRLILIELCITFLLCNSNHMATWIVIQYCEDLENISRYSWAKVVVDILHRALKTKASQLKSCSVPGCVVVVMLWLCEKTNLIQPIKGREGHTPGLIKWSMRELHLKLKQIDVADIQLSFKKDKENKKKKEENKKTIEEAKSNGREEWEEGENVSDDTVGSLDYELRAQKTQKEFPPAATFSKRLNNDNEDLDKRFEDLWETIQNASAEVAKAQGKVNRLTEKLEIRKEKTKQLRRELKEEKKEKRKLKEDIVILNAEKKSLFESVKSVVKKLEQTLEAEREEVKNIKKEKMQLINENQELKDQLNQGTPCTSTQLRADMQMEVSPFQSYLARLEKSFITRGLDPEFEYEQGGKKKRKVEHGKK; this comes from the exons ATGCAAATGGAGGTCGAGAAACGACTAACTCCTTGTTCTAATGGCCACGACGACGAAGCCGAAGCCGAGAATCGGAGCATTTCGGAGTTGGTTTCGGCGCTGAGAGCTGCGTCTCGGTCCGAGGATTTCGGCAGAGTCGAAGAGGCTTTAGCAGCTAGAGAAGCGAAATTGAAGCGAGAAATCGAGAAACAGAGGCACGAGAATGCAGTGCTGGAGGAAATGCACGAGTTTGAGCGGCTCGAAAGGCTCAAAGCAGAGGACGAGCTCAAGCAGTCCATGGTCAAGGCAGAGGCGGTGAGCGAAGAGAAGCTCCCGGAGGAGAAAGACGAGGGCAACGAGGTAATTCCAGAACTCCAGAGGACGAACAGTGAGTTGGAGAGCAGCATTTCGAGGTTAGAGAAAGGTAGTAAGAAATTGAGGAGGCGATCAGACGAAAACatgcagagaagaagaagcggGCGTTTGGCTTCAATGGATAGTGCTACAAACAACAATGGCTGTGCAAGCTCTGCTGCTGTTGAAGGAAATGGAGGTCTGCGAATTTCAG gTTATACAAGGGTGGCAAAGATGcagatgaagaggaagaacatgaaaaagaagattctgggaaggaagaagaagggaaagaaGAAAGGGGGAAGAACACAAGAATATGCGCAATACCGTTGTAATATGCGGTCATTTTTCAACACAATGCAAAGAATTAAGGAACGCTTGACCAAAGGGCACTTGGAGTTGCTTCAACAAACTCCATTTTGGCCACTAATATCAGCATTTTACAATGGGATGATTTCTGAAGATCAGTGCTGGAAATCGGAGAGTGACATCCACAACATCATCAGCTGCTACAACTCAAGAACAattagttttgattttggtaGCACCTCTGCATCGTTGACAGCAGAAGACATTGCTGAAATTTTGGGACTTCCACAAGAAGGTGAAGAAGTAGAATTAAAAGGATCAAGGGGATACAAATCAGATTTTACGGAAAGATATTTTGACGTCAGATTAGTGTCCAAAAAAATGGTGGATGCTGCTTTGGAAGAAGCAttgaaagggaaaagaaaaacagatgCAGAGGATGTTGTACGTCTGATTTTAATAGAATTATGTATTACCTTCTTATTATGTAACTCGAACCACATGGCGACATGGATTGTGATACAATATTGTGAAGATTTAGAAAATATTTCAAGATATTCATGGGCAAAAGTAGTGGTTGACATTCTACACAGGGCATTGAAAACAAAGGCCAGCCAGTTGAAGTCGTGTTCTGTTCCTGGATGTGTGGTTGTCGTAATG CTTTGGTTGTGTGAGAAAACAAACCTTATACAACCAATCAAAGGAAGAGAGGGACACACACCAGGTCTCATAAAATGGAGCATGCGTGAGCTACACTTGAAACTGAAACAGATAGATGTGGCAGACATTCAG TTGAGCTTTAAGAAGGACAAggagaataagaagaaaaaagaagaaaataaaaaaacaatcgAGGAAGCTAAAAGTAACGGACGAGAAGAATGGGAAGAAGGGGAAAATGTGTCTGATGATACAGTGGGCTCCTTGGATTACGAACTTCGAGCTCAAAAGACACAAAAGGAATTCCCCCCAGCTGCCACTTTTTCGAAAAGGTTGAACAACGACAATGAGGACTTGGACAAAAGATTTGAAGATTTATGGGAAACTATTCAAAATGCAAGTGCGGAAGTTGCAAAAGCTCAAGGAAAAGTGAATAGGCTAACTGAAAAGTTAGAGATaaggaaggaaaaaacaaaacaattgagGAGAGaactaaaagaagaaaagaaggaaaagagaaagctGAAAGAGGACATTGTGATCTTAAATGCTGAGAAGAAATCATTGTTTGAGTCTGTGAAAAGTGTGGTGAAAAAGCTGGAACAAACTCTTGAAGCTGAAAGGGAAGAGGTGAAAAacataaagaaggaaaaaatgcAGCTGATTAATGAAAACCAAGAACTGAAAGATCAACTCAATCAGGGGACTCCATGCACCTCTACACAATTGAGAGCAGACATGCAAATGGAGGTATCTCCCTTTCAATCCTATTTGGCAAGACTTGAGAAAAGCTTCATAACGAGGGGATTAGATCCTGAGTTTGAGTATGAACAAGggggcaaaaagaaaaggaaagtagaacatggaaaaaaatga